In Microcoleus sp. FACHB-672, one DNA window encodes the following:
- a CDS encoding DUF3134 domain-containing protein has protein sequence MYNPSLRQEPRHQPADVIPLNQETSLLDWLENTGRLIARDSHELAGYLDEEEEISELMAVDEGTFDLDDDDDDELDLEE, from the coding sequence ATGTATAACCCTTCTCTGCGTCAAGAACCTCGTCATCAGCCGGCGGATGTCATTCCATTGAATCAAGAGACTTCCCTTTTAGACTGGCTGGAAAACACAGGTCGTTTGATAGCTCGCGACTCTCACGAGCTTGCGGGTTATCTGGATGAGGAAGAAGAAATTTCTGAACTGATGGCGGTGGATGAGGGCACCTTTGACCTCGATGATGACGATGATGATGAGCTTGATTTGGAGGAATAA
- a CDS encoding HlyD family efflux transporter periplasmic adaptor subunit, translating to MLSESDSEFFQPLNSNEFLPPIGLWTRLGGLFLVATFGIGVIVAAVTKYNVTVKAAATVRPTGDLRLIQAAAQGSINRIEIKENQAVKQGDALAYIDDSQLQTKKSQLQGNIQNSQLQLTQLDAQISALAGQVAAESDRTKRAVASAQADLDRSQRDYQDRQVTSVAGVTEAEANIRAAEKELQKAQAELQAGEANLRSIQATLKVAESKRDRYQPLVESGGLSQDQFEEAKLAVEQQEEAVEQQKALIISQRQTIEQQKQAIEAAKARLQGASAGLDPSQAIVAMAREKIDQEKAAGAVTLARLNQEREQLLQRKVEIQSQLNRDQQELQQIETELKNTIIRSPVSGTIQVLNLRNTSQLVRPGDLIAEVSPSEAPLVVKALVSSEDISRVKAGQSVQMRVSACPYPDYGILKGKVTGVSPDAMKPDANSQSPQTPTLNAAFFEVTVQPETLALVQGDRKCPIQAGMQGTADIISKQETVLTFILRKARLLTDL from the coding sequence ATGTTGAGTGAATCAGATTCAGAATTTTTTCAACCACTTAACAGCAACGAATTTCTCCCCCCTATCGGCTTGTGGACAAGGCTGGGCGGACTATTTTTGGTTGCAACATTTGGCATCGGCGTCATCGTTGCTGCCGTCACAAAATACAACGTGACTGTTAAAGCTGCCGCGACAGTTCGCCCCACCGGCGATCTGCGACTCATTCAAGCGGCTGCTCAAGGCAGCATTAACCGAATTGAAATCAAAGAAAATCAAGCAGTCAAACAGGGAGACGCACTCGCTTATATTGACGACTCCCAACTGCAAACGAAAAAGAGCCAATTGCAAGGAAATATTCAAAATAGCCAACTCCAACTAACTCAACTCGACGCTCAAATTAGTGCCTTAGCGGGTCAAGTTGCGGCTGAAAGTGACCGCACAAAGCGGGCTGTAGCCTCAGCACAAGCGGATCTGGATCGGAGTCAACGGGACTATCAAGACCGGCAGGTGACTTCTGTGGCAGGAGTTACAGAAGCCGAAGCGAATATTAGAGCTGCCGAAAAAGAATTGCAAAAGGCACAGGCAGAATTACAAGCCGGTGAGGCAAATTTAAGATCGATTCAAGCAACTTTAAAAGTAGCAGAGTCGAAACGTGATCGATATCAGCCTTTAGTTGAAAGCGGGGGACTTTCTCAAGATCAATTTGAGGAAGCAAAACTTGCGGTTGAGCAGCAAGAAGAAGCGGTTGAGCAGCAAAAAGCTTTAATTATCAGCCAAAGGCAAACAATAGAGCAGCAAAAACAAGCGATAGAGGCGGCAAAAGCTCGATTGCAAGGGGCCTCAGCCGGCCTTGATCCGAGTCAGGCAATTGTAGCAATGGCGCGGGAGAAAATTGACCAAGAAAAAGCTGCCGGTGCTGTCACCTTAGCTAGATTAAATCAAGAACGAGAGCAGTTGCTTCAGCGAAAAGTGGAAATCCAAAGCCAACTCAACCGCGATCAGCAAGAACTGCAACAAATTGAAACTGAACTGAAAAACACGATCATTCGCTCACCCGTTTCTGGTACTATCCAGGTGCTTAATCTCCGCAACACGTCTCAACTGGTGCGTCCAGGGGATCTGATTGCTGAAGTTTCTCCTAGTGAAGCGCCTTTGGTGGTGAAAGCGCTGGTGTCATCGGAGGATATCAGCCGCGTGAAAGCCGGCCAATCTGTGCAAATGCGGGTTTCTGCCTGTCCTTATCCGGATTACGGTATTCTTAAAGGCAAGGTGACGGGAGTTTCACCGGATGCAATGAAGCCTGACGCCAATTCACAATCTCCCCAAACTCCCACCTTAAACGCTGCTTTCTTTGAAGTGACGGTTCAGCCGGAAACCCTTGCTTTGGTTCAGGGCGATCGCAAATGTCCGATTCAAGCTGGGATGCAAGGCACAGCTGATATTATTTCTAAACAAGAGACGGTTCTTACGTTTATTCTCAGAAAGGCAAGGCTACTGACAGATTTGTGA
- a CDS encoding microviridin/marinostatin family tricyclic proteinase inhibitor, translating into MSEMPNEKAVPFFARFLESQNIEELSEEDMEAAAGGKGRKKSKCGGGGIAVTEKYPSDQEEGGEVTTMKYPSDAEDEGEVMVTMKYPSDAEDSGSL; encoded by the coding sequence ATGTCTGAAATGCCAAACGAAAAAGCAGTTCCCTTTTTCGCCCGCTTCCTAGAAAGCCAGAACATTGAAGAACTTTCTGAAGAGGATATGGAAGCCGCAGCCGGCGGCAAAGGCAGGAAAAAATCAAAATGTGGCGGCGGCGGAATCGCGGTGACCGAAAAATATCCATCAGATCAAGAAGAGGGTGGAGAGGTGACGACGATGAAGTACCCATCTGATGCCGAAGATGAAGGGGAAGTCATGGTGACAATGAAGTACCCGTCTGATGCCGAGGACTCCGGCAGCCTGTAA
- a CDS encoding PAP/fibrillin family protein, with protein MIGKSALLEVIAGKNRGLLATETDKLAILAAVAQLEDRNPTPRPVEAAEMLDGNWRLLYTTSRGLLGIDQFPLLKLGQIYQCIRAKDAKVYNIAEVYGVPYLEGIVSVAATFEPVSERRVQVKFNRSIIGIQRFINYQSPGDLIEQIEAGKKFIAIDFPIESREQQGWLDITYLDEDLRVGRGNEGSVFVLTKGR; from the coding sequence ATGATAGGAAAATCTGCCTTATTAGAAGTAATTGCCGGCAAAAATCGCGGACTGCTGGCAACCGAAACAGATAAACTGGCCATTCTCGCGGCAGTCGCCCAACTGGAAGACCGCAACCCCACTCCCCGACCTGTAGAAGCTGCCGAAATGCTTGATGGAAATTGGCGCTTGCTTTACACCACCAGTCGGGGACTTTTAGGCATTGATCAGTTCCCTTTGCTCAAACTCGGCCAAATCTATCAGTGCATCCGCGCCAAAGACGCAAAAGTTTATAACATTGCCGAAGTTTATGGTGTGCCTTATTTAGAAGGCATCGTTAGCGTTGCTGCTACCTTTGAGCCGGTTTCTGAACGCCGGGTTCAAGTAAAATTTAATCGCTCAATTATCGGGATACAGCGGTTCATCAACTATCAATCACCCGGAGATTTAATCGAGCAAATTGAAGCCGGTAAAAAATTTATCGCCATTGATTTTCCCATTGAAAGCCGCGAACAGCAAGGTTGGTTAGATATTACCTATTTAGACGAAGACCTGCGGGTCGGTCGCGGCAACGAAGGCAGTGTGTTTGTGCTGACCAAAGGGCGATAA
- the mraY gene encoding phospho-N-acetylmuramoyl-pentapeptide-transferase has translation MDAKSFSGNALNLSGTNLFWLLGVGLSAAALILDWTAGRFLNLGFSLTLPLLISALLTAGLGYWVVPLLQQLKTGQIIREDGPQAHLKKAGTPTMGGVFFVPVGVLVALLWSGFSPAVSASNFISVIAVAALTLAYGFIGWLDDWQILRRKSNKGISPQMKLALQVGFGGLFCLWLLIQTYFLESVEPASITTILLPLGLAIPLGLLFWPLAVFVLVAESNATNLTDGVDGLMGGLGAIAFLGFAVVVAPTSAGLAIFCACLSGSCLGFVAHNRNPARVFMGDTGSLALGGALAAVAILTNSLWSLFIIGGILIVETLSVMAQVGYYKATKGPDGIGKRLFKMAPLHHHLELSGWREIKIVGVFYVINTILVLLALMVH, from the coding sequence GTGGACGCTAAATCATTTTCTGGCAACGCATTAAACCTTTCAGGCACGAATCTGTTTTGGCTGCTAGGCGTTGGGCTGAGTGCAGCAGCGCTAATTTTGGATTGGACAGCCGGCAGGTTTCTCAATTTAGGGTTCTCCCTGACGTTGCCCCTGTTAATTTCTGCCCTACTAACCGCGGGCTTGGGCTACTGGGTGGTTCCGCTACTACAGCAGCTAAAAACCGGCCAAATTATTCGAGAAGATGGCCCTCAAGCACATTTGAAAAAAGCCGGCACTCCGACAATGGGCGGGGTGTTTTTTGTGCCGGTGGGCGTGCTGGTGGCGCTGCTGTGGTCTGGTTTTTCGCCGGCAGTCTCAGCATCCAATTTCATCTCTGTCATCGCTGTAGCCGCCTTAACGCTCGCTTATGGCTTCATTGGCTGGCTGGACGACTGGCAAATCCTACGTCGCAAATCGAATAAAGGCATTTCGCCTCAAATGAAACTTGCCTTACAAGTAGGATTTGGTGGGCTGTTTTGTCTGTGGTTGCTCATCCAGACGTACTTTCTAGAATCGGTTGAGCCGGCAAGTATCACAACAATTCTTTTACCCCTCGGTTTAGCGATTCCGTTAGGGTTGCTATTTTGGCCCTTAGCGGTATTTGTGCTCGTGGCAGAAAGTAATGCCACTAACCTCACCGATGGCGTGGATGGACTAATGGGCGGACTCGGTGCAATCGCGTTCCTGGGTTTCGCTGTAGTAGTTGCACCAACCTCTGCCGGTTTAGCGATTTTCTGCGCCTGCCTCAGTGGTAGCTGTCTTGGTTTTGTCGCTCACAACCGCAACCCCGCTCGTGTTTTTATGGGAGACACCGGCTCTCTAGCATTGGGAGGCGCTTTAGCAGCCGTGGCGATTCTCACAAATAGCCTCTGGAGTCTTTTTATTATCGGCGGCATTCTAATCGTTGAAACGCTGTCTGTAATGGCTCAAGTAGGATATTACAAAGCCACCAAAGGCCCAGATGGAATTGGCAAACGCCTGTTTAAAATGGCCCCACTTCACCATCATTTAGAACTTTCGGGATGGCGAGAAATCAAAATTGTTGGCGTTTTTTATGTGATTAACACAATCCTTGTTCTCCTCGCACTAATGGTTCATTAA
- a CDS encoding peptidase domain-containing ABC transporter gives MKYQVVLQHSEEDCGAACLATIAKQHGRTFTLTRIREAVGTGQLGTTLLGLKRGSEALGFNARGVRASPEILDKMKEAPLPAIIHWMGYHWVVLHGQRGNKYAIADPAVGIRYLSKEELKEGWANGLMLLLEPDPVRFSAQSDDKVSGFGRFFKPVWAYRGILGEAFLINLVLGMLSLTSPFLLQILTDDVLVRGDTQLLTGVVIAVIIMNFLSSSLQLVQSNLIAHFAQRLQLGLVLEFGRVILRLPLSYYEARRSGEIVSRLRDIQEINQLVSQVVIRLPSQLFIAAISLSFMLFYSWKLTIAAFLFALLMTFSTVIFLPTLQQKTRTLLVLEAENQGVLVETFKGALTLKTTTAAPQFWEEFQSRFGRLANVTFRTIQIGIINNTFSGLVSSIGSVALLWLGSSLVISQELTIGQLLAFNSMNANFIGFIGTIVGFVDEFTMAQTATQRLTEVIDSTPESQNDSQKPVARIPGNADITCTNLNFYHAGRVDLLKDFTLKIPGGKATALIGKSGCGKSTLAKLIAGLHSPQSGNIRFGIYNMQDLSLDCLRQQVILVPQEAHFWSRSIIENFRLGNPYVTFEQIVTACQIAEADEFISKLPDKYQTVLGEFGANISGGQRQRLAIARAIVNDPPVLILDESTAGLDPVSEAEVLDRLLSYRQDKTTITISHRPRVIERAEWIVFIENGQLKLQGSVEDLRKLPGEHINFLTP, from the coding sequence ATGAAATACCAGGTTGTTTTACAGCACAGTGAAGAAGACTGCGGCGCTGCTTGTCTTGCCACCATCGCCAAACAGCACGGGCGCACGTTTACCCTCACCCGCATTCGGGAAGCGGTCGGCACCGGCCAGTTGGGAACGACCTTACTTGGGCTGAAGCGGGGTTCAGAGGCACTCGGGTTCAATGCCAGAGGCGTCAGGGCTTCACCTGAAATTCTCGACAAAATGAAAGAAGCCCCCTTGCCGGCGATCATTCACTGGATGGGCTATCACTGGGTGGTTTTGCACGGACAGCGCGGTAATAAGTATGCGATCGCAGACCCGGCTGTTGGCATCCGCTACCTGTCTAAGGAAGAGTTAAAAGAGGGCTGGGCTAATGGCTTGATGCTTTTACTCGAACCCGATCCCGTCCGCTTTTCCGCCCAGTCTGATGATAAGGTTAGCGGTTTTGGGCGTTTCTTTAAGCCGGTGTGGGCTTATCGAGGCATTCTGGGGGAGGCATTTCTAATTAATCTTGTTTTGGGGATGCTGTCTTTAACTTCCCCATTTTTGCTGCAAATTCTCACGGATGATGTGCTGGTTCGTGGGGATACGCAGTTGCTCACGGGTGTGGTAATTGCTGTTATTATTATGAACTTTCTCAGCAGCAGCCTCCAGCTCGTACAGTCTAACCTGATCGCCCACTTTGCTCAACGGTTACAGTTAGGGCTAGTGCTGGAATTTGGCAGAGTCATTCTGCGTTTACCTCTAAGCTATTATGAAGCACGTCGCAGCGGTGAAATTGTCAGCCGGCTCCGAGATATTCAAGAAATTAATCAGTTAGTTTCCCAAGTTGTTATCCGCCTTCCCAGCCAATTATTCATTGCTGCTATTTCTCTGAGCTTTATGCTGTTCTACAGTTGGAAACTCACCATAGCTGCTTTTTTATTTGCACTTTTAATGACCTTCTCGACAGTCATCTTTCTGCCGACACTTCAGCAGAAGACTCGAACTTTATTAGTTTTAGAAGCAGAAAATCAGGGCGTTTTAGTCGAAACCTTTAAGGGCGCACTCACACTAAAAACCACCACGGCAGCCCCCCAATTTTGGGAAGAGTTTCAGAGCCGGTTTGGTCGCCTCGCTAACGTCACCTTCCGCACGATTCAAATCGGTATTATCAACAATACCTTTTCTGGGTTAGTTTCCAGTATTGGTAGCGTTGCCTTGCTTTGGCTGGGTAGCAGTTTAGTAATTAGCCAAGAATTAACTATCGGTCAGCTCTTGGCATTTAACAGCATGAACGCTAACTTTATCGGATTCATCGGCACAATCGTTGGATTCGTAGATGAATTTACGATGGCTCAAACGGCTACACAACGCCTAACAGAAGTGATTGACTCGACTCCTGAAAGCCAGAACGATTCTCAAAAGCCGGTTGCGAGAATTCCGGGCAATGCTGACATTACTTGTACGAATCTCAACTTTTATCATGCGGGAAGGGTTGACCTTCTCAAAGATTTCACACTCAAAATTCCTGGCGGTAAAGCAACTGCCTTAATCGGTAAATCTGGCTGTGGCAAAAGTACCTTGGCTAAGCTAATTGCGGGGTTGCACTCCCCGCAATCTGGGAATATTCGCTTTGGCATTTATAATATGCAAGACCTTTCTTTGGATTGCCTGCGCCAACAGGTTATCCTAGTTCCGCAAGAGGCTCACTTTTGGAGTCGGTCAATTATTGAAAATTTTCGTTTGGGCAATCCTTACGTGACATTTGAGCAAATTGTTACCGCTTGTCAAATTGCTGAAGCTGATGAATTTATTAGTAAATTACCCGATAAATATCAAACCGTTTTGGGTGAATTTGGCGCAAACATCTCTGGAGGACAGCGGCAGCGGCTAGCCATTGCTAGAGCAATTGTTAACGATCCGCCGGTATTAATTTTAGATGAATCCACAGCCGGTTTAGATCCGGTGAGTGAGGCTGAAGTTCTAGACCGGCTGCTGTCCTATCGGCAAGATAAAACAACCATTACAATTAGTCACCGTCCTAGAGTTATTGAGCGTGCTGAGTGGATTGTATTTATAGAAAATGGTCAGTTAAAATTGCAAGGTTCTGTGGAGGATCTGCGAAAACTTCCAGGCGAGCATATTAACTTTTTAACGCCTTAA
- a CDS encoding MvdD family ATP-grasp ribosomal peptide maturase: MTVLIITHSQDNQSIPMVIDAVEKQGGKAFRFNTDQFPTEIQLDIYYSNGKERLIVASEQDKLDLHEVSAVWYRRLRIGGRIPSTMDAQLRQASIQESRATVQGMIASLKAFHLDPVPHLRRAENKQLQLQVARELGIDTPRTLMTNNPQAVREFAGECEGNLITKMHSSFAIYEEGIEKVVFTNPLTAEDLENLDGLRFCPMTFQEHIPKALELRTIVVGKQLFTASIDSQSSEKARHDWRRQGLALIDDWKPYDLPQELGERLLQLMSYFGLNYGALDLILTPDGRHIFLEVNPVGEFFWLELCPGLPISHAIADILLTQSQK, encoded by the coding sequence ATGACAGTTCTAATTATTACCCACAGCCAGGACAACCAAAGCATCCCTATGGTGATCGACGCCGTAGAGAAACAAGGCGGCAAAGCGTTTCGTTTTAACACAGACCAATTTCCCACAGAGATTCAGCTAGATATCTACTACAGCAACGGAAAAGAGCGACTAATCGTTGCTTCTGAACAAGATAAACTGGATCTTCATGAAGTATCCGCAGTCTGGTATCGCCGGCTCAGAATAGGCGGGCGAATTCCTAGCACAATGGATGCTCAACTCAGACAAGCCTCAATTCAGGAATCGCGGGCGACTGTTCAAGGAATGATCGCTAGCCTTAAAGCTTTTCACCTCGATCCAGTGCCCCATCTCCGGCGGGCGGAAAACAAACAATTGCAGTTGCAAGTTGCGCGAGAATTGGGGATTGATACGCCACGCACTTTAATGACAAATAATCCCCAAGCCGTGCGAGAATTTGCCGGCGAGTGCGAGGGAAATTTAATCACCAAAATGCATTCTTCTTTTGCTATTTATGAAGAGGGTATAGAAAAAGTTGTTTTCACCAATCCTTTAACTGCTGAAGATCTAGAAAATCTCGATGGGTTGCGCTTTTGTCCGATGACGTTTCAGGAACACATTCCCAAAGCGTTAGAATTACGCACAATTGTTGTTGGGAAGCAGTTGTTTACTGCCTCAATAGATTCTCAAAGTTCTGAGAAGGCGCGTCACGATTGGCGCAGGCAAGGCTTAGCCCTGATAGATGATTGGAAACCCTATGATTTACCCCAAGAACTCGGAGAAAGGCTGCTACAGTTGATGAGCTACTTTGGGTTAAACTACGGAGCGCTTGACCTGATTTTAACGCCAGACGGTCGCCATATTTTCTTGGAAGTTAACCCGGTTGGGGAGTTTTTCTGGCTGGAGTTGTGCCCAGGTTTACCTATTTCCCATGCAATCGCAGATATTTTGCTCACTCAGTCTCAAAAATAA
- a CDS encoding glycosyltransferase family 4 protein, whose amino-acid sequence MSTSSAVFYIKDGFDTSGKQLLGRQAAGEGFLKGLVKYGTAERLYCYTGQRQDFSDFCQRIEPWAKRRRPVRWLQADNPTSLAEAGGIYKPDPSISDLVWMRRFTDERAYSVCGVTHTIVSRSATKAIGDLLIAPVQPWDALICTSVAVKTAVERLLETWAEYLGQRTGSKPQAEIQLPIIPLGVDCEAFPQGSEAQEIRSRMRQELGIAPDDIVVLFVGRLIFYAKAHPVPMYLALERAVQATGAKVHLIQAGWFEDAREEADGKNSPQRFCPSVNAIFLDGREPAIRSGIWSVADIFISLADNIQETFGLTPIEAMSQGLPVIVSDWDGYQESVRHEIDGFRIPTIMPASADGIDFASSYLNDNLNYSSYIGHASMVTAVDIEACARSLIALIEDSELRQRMGENGKTRAREVYDWKVIIPAYEQLWQELAEIRAQKPVSFPTPAGAPPYPLCDDPFRWLSHYSTAHLDSKMVLSLGSMATPAHLEGLRKTWNTNFGSPRRTPAATVDSILATIKQEGSLSVGDILSRFANQNPAQAKHLSRTLVYLLKFDVLRLQ is encoded by the coding sequence ATGAGTACAAGTTCGGCTGTTTTTTATATCAAGGATGGTTTCGATACGAGTGGTAAACAACTGCTCGGTCGCCAAGCGGCGGGTGAAGGTTTTCTTAAAGGTTTAGTCAAGTATGGAACAGCAGAGCGTCTCTACTGTTACACAGGGCAACGGCAAGATTTCAGCGATTTTTGCCAACGAATAGAACCTTGGGCAAAACGCCGCCGTCCTGTCCGGTGGCTACAGGCTGACAATCCTACAAGCCTTGCTGAAGCCGGTGGTATCTACAAACCCGATCCGAGCATTTCTGACTTGGTTTGGATGCGGCGATTTACAGATGAGCGTGCTTATAGCGTTTGTGGGGTGACTCACACCATCGTTAGCAGGTCGGCAACGAAAGCAATTGGGGATTTACTGATAGCGCCGGTGCAGCCTTGGGACGCTTTAATTTGCACGTCTGTCGCGGTTAAAACGGCGGTTGAACGTCTTTTAGAAACATGGGCTGAGTATTTAGGTCAACGCACCGGCAGCAAGCCTCAGGCTGAGATTCAACTGCCAATTATTCCCCTTGGTGTTGATTGTGAGGCATTTCCCCAAGGCAGTGAGGCGCAAGAGATTCGCAGCCGGATGCGTCAAGAACTTGGCATCGCTCCAGATGATATTGTGGTTCTGTTTGTGGGGCGCTTAATTTTTTATGCAAAAGCCCATCCAGTGCCGATGTATTTGGCTTTGGAACGCGCTGTTCAAGCAACTGGCGCGAAAGTGCATCTAATCCAGGCCGGCTGGTTTGAAGATGCGAGGGAAGAGGCTGACGGCAAAAACAGTCCTCAACGATTTTGTCCTTCCGTCAATGCAATTTTTCTAGACGGACGTGAGCCGGCAATTCGTTCAGGAATCTGGTCTGTTGCTGATATTTTTATATCTCTAGCCGATAATATTCAAGAAACATTTGGTTTGACGCCAATTGAGGCAATGTCTCAAGGATTGCCGGTGATTGTTTCCGATTGGGACGGTTATCAAGAATCGGTGCGTCATGAAATTGATGGGTTTAGAATTCCCACAATTATGCCGGCATCGGCAGATGGCATTGATTTCGCATCCAGTTATCTTAATGACAATTTGAATTACAGTTCTTACATCGGTCATGCGTCGATGGTAACGGCTGTTGATATTGAGGCTTGCGCTCGCTCGTTGATTGCTTTAATTGAGGATAGCGAGCTGAGGCAACGCATGGGAGAAAATGGTAAAACTAGGGCGAGGGAGGTTTACGATTGGAAAGTTATCATCCCTGCGTATGAGCAGTTATGGCAAGAACTCGCTGAAATTCGCGCTCAAAAGCCGGTGTCTTTTCCCACGCCTGCCGGTGCTCCACCTTATCCCCTGTGTGACGATCCTTTCCGGTGGTTGAGTCATTATTCAACGGCCCATCTGGACAGCAAAATGGTTCTCAGTTTGGGTTCGATGGCCACGCCGGCACATCTAGAGGGACTGCGAAAAACCTGGAACACTAATTTTGGTTCACCGAGAAGAACGCCGGCGGCCACTGTCGATTCAATTTTAGCTACCATTAAACAAGAGGGTTCTCTTTCTGTGGGAGATATCCTCAGCCGGTTTGCCAATCAAAATCCCGCCCAAGCAAAACATCTATCTCGTACCTTGGTTTATCTCTTAAAATTTGATGTTTTGCGCCTTCAATAA
- a CDS encoding MvdC family ATP-grasp ribosomal peptide maturase, which yields MSLSRNIVLLLTHSGDFFTIDRVAEAIAQRGAQPFRLDTDQFPMDLQLSAQISSEGLHHRLHYQDKSISTEQVRSVWMRRLWEPKLSPELSPQYQYACRRESRAALLGFLDSLSEVRWVDDLRRISAAENKLRQLRIARNAGLHIPRTLVTNDPQEARDFFQQLKGKMVAKLLTPLSASMEGSAFFLYTSEVKEADLADAESLRYSPMVFQEQIPKLRELRVIFVAGKLFAGALDASRYSATTMDWRSAKPGECVWEPAEIPIQIADCLNTFMAEFGLLFGAFDFIQTPDNEYIFLEVNATGEWGMLERDLNLPISEAIADTLLG from the coding sequence ATGAGTTTGTCTCGCAATATTGTTTTATTGCTCACCCACAGTGGAGATTTCTTCACGATTGATCGCGTTGCCGAAGCCATCGCCCAGCGCGGGGCACAACCTTTTCGTCTCGACACCGATCAATTCCCAATGGATCTGCAACTTTCAGCTCAAATTAGTAGCGAAGGACTGCATCACCGGCTTCACTATCAAGACAAATCGATTAGCACAGAGCAAGTGCGATCAGTTTGGATGCGCCGGCTATGGGAACCAAAGCTGAGTCCAGAATTATCCCCACAGTACCAGTACGCTTGTCGTCGAGAGTCACGTGCCGCCCTTCTCGGCTTCTTAGACAGCCTTAGCGAGGTGCGCTGGGTGGATGATTTGCGACGTATTTCCGCCGCAGAGAACAAGTTGCGCCAGCTTAGAATTGCTAGAAATGCCGGTTTGCACATTCCCCGAACTCTCGTTACCAATGATCCTCAAGAAGCACGAGACTTTTTTCAACAACTGAAGGGAAAAATGGTGGCAAAACTTTTGACACCCCTTTCAGCCAGTATGGAAGGCTCCGCTTTTTTCCTGTATACCAGCGAAGTTAAAGAAGCGGATCTTGCCGATGCTGAATCACTCCGCTACAGCCCAATGGTTTTTCAAGAGCAAATTCCAAAATTGAGGGAATTGCGGGTGATATTTGTGGCGGGAAAATTGTTTGCTGGGGCACTGGATGCCTCTCGTTATTCCGCAACGACAATGGATTGGCGGAGTGCTAAACCAGGCGAGTGTGTGTGGGAGCCGGCAGAAATTCCAATTCAAATTGCCGATTGTCTTAATACTTTTATGGCAGAGTTTGGGCTACTTTTTGGAGCCTTCGACTTTATCCAAACCCCAGACAATGAATATATTTTTCTTGAAGTTAACGCGACAGGGGAATGGGGAATGTTAGAGCGAGATTTAAATCTGCCAATTTCTGAGGCAATTGCAGATACTCTATTAGGTTAA
- a CDS encoding glycosyltransferase — translation MKMSPSQANNFSNPAFLPKVSVIAPIYNGEADLPDLLNCLRSQTYPADLVEYLLVDNNSSDQTGTLIAAAGEGFRHLNENQIQSSYAARNTGIRAAIGEILAFTDADCRPNPNWLYLLIQPFVNQNVGIVAGEIEALAGKTLLEKYASRHDTLSQKHTLAHPFCPYGQTANLAIRRQVLEEVALFRPYLTTGGDADICWRILRQTHWQLEFVPEAIVEHRHRSTLRQLQSQWRRYGESNKYLHELHGIDLMRELTAKESLYRISRWLLKELPAASVKAITGKAGLADLLSTPLDLFCFQARTTGQREANLVDKSRQIEPFIQSSN, via the coding sequence ATGAAAATGTCTCCCAGCCAAGCGAATAACTTTAGCAACCCTGCTTTTTTACCCAAAGTTTCCGTCATTGCTCCGATATACAATGGCGAGGCAGATTTACCAGATTTACTAAATTGTTTACGCTCACAAACTTACCCAGCAGATTTAGTTGAGTATTTGCTCGTAGACAATAATAGTAGCGATCAAACCGGCACCCTGATTGCAGCCGCCGGCGAGGGTTTCCGCCACCTCAACGAGAATCAAATTCAAAGTTCGTACGCCGCTAGGAATACCGGCATTCGTGCTGCCATCGGCGAAATTCTTGCCTTCACTGACGCTGACTGCCGGCCCAACCCTAACTGGTTGTACTTATTAATTCAGCCATTTGTCAACCAAAATGTAGGAATTGTTGCCGGTGAAATTGAGGCGCTTGCCGGTAAAACTTTGCTGGAAAAATACGCCAGCCGGCACGATACTTTATCCCAGAAGCATACCTTAGCGCATCCTTTTTGCCCTTACGGTCAAACTGCAAATTTAGCTATTCGTCGGCAAGTTTTAGAAGAAGTCGCTTTATTTCGTCCTTATTTAACGACTGGCGGCGATGCTGATATCTGCTGGCGGATTTTGCGGCAAACTCATTGGCAACTAGAATTTGTACCAGAAGCAATTGTAGAACACCGGCATCGTTCAACTTTGCGGCAATTGCAAAGTCAGTGGCGGCGCTATGGCGAGTCAAACAAGTATTTGCACGAATTACATGGCATTGATTTAATGCGGGAATTAACGGCTAAAGAATCCCTTTATCGAATCAGCCGGTGGTTGTTAAAAGAATTGCCGGCTGCTAGTGTCAAAGCGATTACTGGAAAAGCCGGCTTGGCAGACTTATTAAGTACACCCCTCGATCTATTTTGTTTTCAGGCTAGAACAACGGGACAACGAGAAGCAAATTTAGTAGATAAATCACGACAAATTGAACCATTTATCCAGTCGTCAAATTAA